GGGGTCAAGGGGCCGGTGCCGGAGGAGGAGTACGTGATCCCTCTGGGTGTGGCCGACGTCAAGCGCGAGGGGACGGATCTCACCATTGTGACCTACTCTCGCATGGTGCTGCGGGCGCTGGAGGCGGCCGAGATCCTGGCCGAGCAGGGGATCAGCGTGGAGGTCGTGGACCTGCGCACCTTGAAGCCCCTCGATCTGGACACGGTGGTCCAATCCATCAAGAAGACGGGGCGCTTCGTCGGCGTGACCGAGGGCTATCGCACGGGGAGCTTCATCAGCGAGGTGATGGCGCTGGTGAACGAGGCGGCCTTTGACTGGCTCGACGCGCCCATGGTGCGGGTGGCCGCCGCGGATGTGCCCGTGCCGCGAGCGGAGTCGCTGGAGGATCTGGCGATCCCGAACACGCAGGCCATCGTGCGCGGCTGTCTGGAAGTGCTGGGGAAGACGCTCTGAGCATTTGTCTGAAACGAGTGATATGAAGGAACCACCAAGGCGCTGAGCTAGGGGTGTGTCTGAACATTCGCCGGCCAGATGAGGGTGGACATTTCAGGCCAGGGGGAGGCTCTGGTTCATCTTTCCGGAAACCTTCCTGGGCGCCTTGGTGATTCCGTGGTGCGTTTTCTGAGACGCTCTGAGGGGAGGCAACGCGTTATGGCGTCAGAGATCATCGTCCCCAAGATGGGGCAGACGGTTGAGACGGTACGCCTGGTACAGTGGCTGGTCAAGGAGGGGGATGAGGTTCAGCGCGGGGATCCGATCCTGGAGATCGAGACGGACAAGGCGACCTTTGAGGTGGAGGCCCCGGCCTCCGGGGTTCTGCGCGTGATCGAGCATCAGGAGGGCGAGGAGGTGCCCGTGATCACCCGTGTGGGCATCATCGCCGCCCCGGACGAG
The genomic region above belongs to Chloroflexota bacterium and contains:
- a CDS encoding biotin/lipoyl-binding protein: MASEIIVPKMGQTVETVRLVQWLVKEGDEVQRGDPILEIETDKATFEVEAPASGVLRVIEHQEGEEVPVITRVGIIAAPDEDISALLSRAGEPVAEEAPAAREEPAVRGGDGAQAAAPRAAEGRIFASP